In one window of Lewinella sp. 4G2 DNA:
- a CDS encoding ATP-binding protein, with the protein MKAPLPANERERLLSLNSYALLDSLPNDEYDDLVTIAAEICGTPISLISLVDDDRQWFKANYGLGGVTETSRDVAFCAHNILDPDNVLIVPDARKDERFADNSLVTGSPNIAFYAGMPLVTENGFALGSLCVIDTVPRELTEVQLKALRALGRQVTKLFELRLARRRSEDTIAQMTLLRKRMLDFNHVIAHDLKAPIRNIRQLVEIVVEDYRDLLPADGIQLLDMLTSASLDANRLIQGVLKYSTSLHQIGAQRDEINLAELIANFGTMFKGETPYRLEYVGPAQVINAPLIALRQILQNLVGNAIKFCDKEEAVITIGCELAGRFYRFSVQDNGPGIPPAQREAIFSLFYTTAIEEDGQTNSHGVGLSIVSELVKALGGELAVESEEGVGSLFRFTVAI; encoded by the coding sequence GTGAAAGCCCCCCTGCCAGCGAATGAACGGGAGCGCTTACTGTCCCTGAACAGTTACGCCCTCCTCGATAGTCTGCCGAACGATGAATACGACGACCTCGTCACCATCGCGGCGGAGATCTGCGGTACGCCCATTTCACTGATCAGCCTGGTGGACGACGACCGGCAGTGGTTCAAAGCCAATTACGGCCTGGGGGGCGTCACGGAAACTTCGCGGGACGTGGCCTTTTGCGCCCACAACATCCTCGATCCGGATAATGTCCTGATTGTTCCGGATGCACGTAAGGATGAGCGATTTGCGGATAACAGCCTCGTCACCGGAAGCCCGAACATTGCCTTCTACGCGGGGATGCCCCTGGTTACGGAGAATGGTTTTGCGCTGGGTAGCCTTTGCGTTATTGATACCGTACCCCGCGAGCTGACGGAAGTCCAGCTCAAAGCCCTGCGCGCGCTAGGCCGCCAGGTAACCAAACTTTTCGAGCTCCGGCTGGCCCGCCGCCGTAGTGAGGATACCATCGCGCAGATGACGCTCCTGAGAAAGCGAATGCTGGATTTTAACCACGTCATTGCCCACGATCTGAAGGCCCCCATTCGGAACATTCGCCAACTGGTGGAAATCGTGGTGGAAGACTACCGGGATTTGCTTCCCGCGGATGGTATCCAACTTTTGGATATGCTGACCAGTGCTTCCCTGGATGCGAACCGTCTTATTCAGGGCGTCCTGAAGTATAGCACGAGCCTTCACCAGATTGGTGCTCAGCGCGACGAGATCAATCTGGCTGAATTGATTGCCAACTTCGGTACCATGTTCAAGGGGGAGACACCCTACCGGCTTGAGTACGTTGGCCCGGCTCAGGTCATCAACGCACCCTTGATCGCGCTGCGCCAGATCCTCCAGAACCTGGTGGGGAATGCCATTAAATTTTGCGACAAGGAGGAAGCTGTAATCACGATCGGCTGTGAGTTGGCGGGTAGATTCTACCGCTTTTCGGTGCAGGATAATGGACCTGGAATCCCCCCGGCGCAGCGGGAAGCCATCTTTAGTCTGTTCTATACCACGGCTATTGAGGAGGACGGACAGACGAACAGCCACGGGGTGGGTCTGAGCATCGTAAGTGAACTCGTCAAGGCGCTGGGAGGGGAGCTCGCGGTGGAGAGTGAGGAAGGCGTGGGCAGTTTGTTTCGGTTTACGGTGGCAATTTGA
- a CDS encoding fibronectin type III domain-containing protein produces the protein MRLSTLIFLLLLVLSLCTSASAQTIINCGDGFFDPGGANGNYPDDAFETYQICPTVNGEVASVSFPFLELEFCCDAVTVYNGIGTTDFIDSPTSPGNLYTSTAADGCLTVTFESDGSVTEAGFEATTRCDPPATCPAPQNVGATETTSTSLTFDWNGNEIGYDVWLVPAGDPLPAAPTFEDVLSPYTFSGLSEDTAYDFYVRADCDGNAGNDESLTVGPVTVMTLGPPPANDECANAIALPLEPLGDFCDFDTEYFDATGTASNPTAAVCSDPTVTDLWYTFVPATTSVLISIVDNDPSGEGGGRLFEVFSGDCNSLTSVGCSERPTNLTPGATYYLRVLGSFGFEQGNGYSICIQDQVAPPDNDDCADAVPLPVSAATTCGNPTAATTQGANQSLPANCGGEPDDDVWFSFTATGPNHLLYLTEVENVSGTFGRDLQYEVFSGACGTLTSVVCSRFSSFNDPPATLTGLTAGTDYLLRIYTARSPAQVNFNICLASPPANDECAGAFTVPVNSTVDCDQFLGASTLGSTVSGGTCGIATNNGDVWYTFTATAEKHLIRAFNLAEANGGTRADLYYELSDGGCDPANLNVLACGPLTSTFVVEAPDLTVGEEYHIRIWTRRPSTIVNFDLCVGTPPPNDECTGAFVAPVNPNLSNTLTIGGTSFGATRSFDIQSSETGCSRVANDDDVWYRFTAIAEEHRVSLLNLTAVSFAGFSDDTNAIIRLYPGGQSCASGDELDCGFPRSDTDEVLFSNLTVGEEYFISVQSQNGNNQITFDLSIKTEPLLLPVELTSFTGAATAKANVLQWVVASEENFSHYAVERSPNGFSNWSELGKVMGAAAGAVQRERDYSFRDESPLNEGFYRLRSIDLDGSDAVSKVVSINRVGGGNLSVYPNPARDNFRVDFPGAPAGLIARLYDGSGRLVRAQPLEADWSGYPAGLYYLAVRHGGEEYVERVVIR, from the coding sequence ATGCGCCTTTCTACCCTGATCTTCCTTTTGTTGCTCGTTCTTTCGCTCTGCACCAGCGCCAGCGCCCAAACCATCATCAATTGTGGCGATGGATTCTTTGACCCGGGTGGCGCAAACGGGAATTACCCCGACGACGCCTTCGAAACCTACCAGATCTGCCCCACCGTGAACGGTGAGGTGGCCTCCGTCAGCTTCCCCTTCCTGGAACTGGAATTTTGCTGCGACGCCGTGACCGTATATAATGGTATTGGGACGACCGATTTCATCGACAGCCCAACCAGCCCGGGCAACCTGTATACCTCTACGGCGGCGGACGGCTGCCTGACGGTAACCTTTGAAAGCGACGGCTCAGTCACCGAAGCCGGGTTCGAAGCGACCACCCGTTGCGACCCGCCCGCTACCTGCCCGGCACCCCAAAACGTAGGCGCTACCGAAACCACCAGCACCTCCCTGACCTTCGATTGGAACGGCAACGAAATTGGGTACGACGTGTGGCTCGTCCCCGCCGGCGACCCCTTGCCCGCGGCGCCCACTTTCGAGGACGTACTCTCTCCTTACACCTTCAGCGGCTTATCGGAGGATACCGCCTACGACTTTTACGTCCGGGCGGACTGCGACGGCAACGCCGGCAACGACGAAAGCCTGACGGTAGGGCCGGTAACGGTCATGACGCTGGGCCCGCCCCCGGCCAACGACGAGTGCGCCAACGCCATCGCCCTGCCGCTGGAACCGCTGGGTGACTTCTGTGATTTTGACACGGAATACTTCGACGCAACGGGTACGGCCAGTAACCCCACGGCGGCAGTTTGCTCCGACCCAACCGTGACCGACCTCTGGTACACTTTCGTGCCCGCCACCACTTCGGTACTGATTTCCATCGTGGACAACGACCCCTCTGGCGAAGGCGGCGGCCGGCTGTTCGAGGTATTCTCAGGTGACTGCAATAGCCTAACCAGTGTTGGCTGCTCCGAGCGGCCAACGAATCTCACGCCGGGCGCTACCTATTATCTGCGCGTCCTTGGCAGTTTCGGATTTGAACAGGGGAATGGGTACTCTATCTGTATCCAAGACCAGGTCGCACCACCTGACAATGATGATTGCGCGGACGCGGTACCTCTACCGGTCAGCGCTGCGACGACCTGCGGAAACCCCACGGCGGCGACTACTCAGGGGGCAAATCAGTCGCTGCCGGCCAATTGCGGAGGGGAGCCCGATGACGACGTCTGGTTCTCCTTTACCGCCACCGGCCCGAATCATTTGCTGTACCTCACCGAGGTGGAGAACGTCAGCGGCACCTTCGGGCGTGACCTCCAGTATGAAGTATTTTCCGGCGCCTGTGGCACCCTCACTTCCGTCGTTTGCAGTCGGTTCTCCTCCTTCAATGACCCACCGGCCACGCTGACGGGGCTCACTGCGGGGACGGACTACCTACTCAGGATTTACACCGCGCGCTCCCCCGCTCAGGTCAATTTCAATATCTGCCTCGCCTCGCCACCGGCTAACGATGAGTGCGCCGGGGCCTTCACCGTGCCGGTCAACTCTACCGTCGATTGCGACCAGTTTTTGGGGGCTTCCACTCTCGGGTCCACGGTATCCGGCGGGACTTGTGGCATCGCGACTAACAACGGAGATGTCTGGTACACATTCACCGCCACGGCGGAAAAACACCTGATCCGGGCCTTCAATCTGGCCGAAGCCAACGGTGGGACGAGGGCCGACCTTTACTACGAGCTCTCCGACGGTGGCTGCGACCCGGCCAACCTGAACGTCCTGGCCTGCGGGCCACTGACCAGCACCTTCGTGGTCGAAGCGCCCGATCTCACGGTGGGCGAGGAATACCATATCCGTATCTGGACGCGCCGCCCTTCCACCATCGTCAATTTTGATCTCTGCGTAGGTACGCCGCCGCCCAACGATGAATGCACTGGCGCCTTCGTGGCTCCGGTGAATCCCAATTTATCCAATACGCTGACCATCGGTGGCACTTCTTTCGGGGCGACCAGATCCTTCGACATTCAATCGAGCGAAACCGGGTGTAGCCGGGTGGCCAATGATGACGACGTGTGGTACCGCTTCACGGCCATTGCCGAAGAGCACCGCGTATCCTTGCTTAATCTTACGGCGGTGTCATTCGCCGGTTTTTCTGACGATACGAACGCCATCATCCGCCTCTACCCCGGCGGCCAGAGTTGCGCGAGCGGAGATGAACTTGACTGTGGTTTCCCCCGGTCCGACACCGACGAGGTGCTCTTCAGTAACCTGACGGTAGGGGAGGAGTACTTCATCAGCGTGCAGTCGCAAAACGGGAATAATCAGATCACGTTCGACCTCAGCATCAAGACCGAGCCATTGCTGTTGCCCGTTGAGCTAACCTCCTTCACGGGGGCGGCCACCGCGAAGGCCAACGTCCTGCAGTGGGTCGTCGCCAGCGAGGAAAACTTCAGCCACTACGCCGTGGAGCGTTCTCCGAATGGCTTCTCCAATTGGTCCGAACTGGGAAAGGTTATGGGCGCTGCCGCGGGTGCGGTGCAAAGGGAACGGGACTACTCCTTCCGCGATGAATCCCCCCTGAACGAAGGATTTTACCGCCTTCGCAGTATCGATCTCGACGGAAGCGATGCGGTGAGTAAAGTAGTATCGATCAACAGGGTAGGGGGCGGAAACCTGAGCGTGTACCCCAATCCGGCTCGGGACAATTTCCGCGTAGATTTCCCCGGTGCCCCGGCCGGGTTGATCGCCCGGCTGTACGATGGGTCGGGTAGGCTGGTCCGGGCCCAACCGTTGGAAGCGGACTGGTCGGGCTATCCGGCCGGCCTATATTATTTAGCTGTCCGTCACGGTGGAGAGGAGTACGTGGAACGGGTGGTGATTCGCTAG